A single Triticum dicoccoides isolate Atlit2015 ecotype Zavitan chromosome 2A, WEW_v2.0, whole genome shotgun sequence DNA region contains:
- the LOC119358716 gene encoding probable glutathione S-transferase GSTF1, producing the protein MAPVKVFGQAMSPNVARVLVFLEEAGADYELVDIDFQAKEHKSPDHLARNPFGQIPAFQDGHVVLFESRAIAKYVARKYKTDEADLLREGDLSEAAMVDVWTEVEAHTYSAALSPIVYECLIFPLMHGKPTDDKVVDESLEKLRKVLEVYEARLSKHRYLAGDFLSFADLNHFPYTFYFMATPHGALFESYPRVKAWWESIMSRPAIQKLSATMTP; encoded by the exons ATGGCGCCGGTGAAGGTGTTCGGGCAGGCCATGTCGCCGAACGTGGCTCGGGTGCTGGTGTTCCTGGAGGAGGCCGGCGCCGACTACGAGCTCGTCGACATCGATTTCCAGGCCAAGGAGCACAAGAGCCCCGACCACCTTGCCAGAAAC CCGTTCGGGCAAATCCCCGCGTTCCAGGACGGTCATGTCGTTCTCTTCG AGTCAAGAGCAATCGCCAAGTACGTGGCGCGCAAGTACAAGACGGACGAGGCCGACCTGCTGAGGGAAGGCGACCTTTCAGAAGCCGCCATGGTGGACGTGTGGACGGAGGTGGAGGCGCACACGTACAGCGCCGCCCTCTCGCCCATCGTCTACGAGTGCCTCATCTTCCCTCTCATGCACGGCAAGCCCACCGACGACAAGGTTGTCGACGAGAGCCTCGAGAAGCTGAGGAAGGTGCTCGAGGTCTACGAGGCACGGCTATCCAAGCACAGGTACTTGGCCGGGGATTTCCTCAGCTTCGCTGACCTCAACCATTTCCCCTACACCTTCTACTTCATGGCGACGCCCCATGGGGCCCTGTTTGAGTCGTACCCGCGCGTGAAGGCGTGGTGGGAGAGCATCATGTCCAGGCCGGCGATTCAGAAGCTCAGCGCAACCATGACACCATGA
- the LOC119358717 gene encoding protein NRT1/ PTR FAMILY 2.11-like has protein sequence MPYVIGNETFEKLGTLGTLWNLLVYLTTVYHIKSVNAATILNFFSGTSNLATILGAFISDTYLGRYTTLAASTIASFIGMVLLTLTAALHSLHPPACASNGQCEGPTPSQLAALMVSFFFLIVGAGGIRPCNLAFGADQFNPRTADGRRGIASFFNWYYFTFTIAMMLSATVIIYLQSDVNWALGLAVPAVLMGLSCVLFFMGTRLYVCVRPEGSPFTSFAQVLIAASRKRRLRRSHNTFELFDPPHQSKLVSKLAYTDQFTCLDKAAMRTTKDVLCSDDKTSANPWWLCTVQQVEEVKCLARIIPVWLSGIVYFVVITQLGTYVVFQAAQTDRRIIKSASFQIPQGSFIVFQMLALTVWIPVYDRVMVPTLFRFTKREGGITLLQRIGIGLALSVVTMLVSAAVEHRRRRTAMMSCFWLVPQQLIAGLSEAFAAIGLIEFYYRQFPENMRSVAGAFFFLGLGLASFASGLMVIAVHRATSRRDGRPDWLAEDLNEGRVDLFYLVTAAIAAVNLIYFVACSRWYRFKKSDGAVNAGNDVELDESSKIAVNAAPV, from the exons ATGCCATACGTCATAG GGAATGAGACGTTCGAGAAGCTTGGCACGCTCGGGACACTATGGAACTTGCTAGTGTACCTGACGACAGTGTACCACATAAAAAGCGTCAACGCCGCCACCATACTcaacttcttctccggcaccagcaACCTCGCCACCATCCTAGGCGCCTTCATCAGCGACACCTACCTTGGCCGCTACACCACCCTGGCCGCCTCCACCATCGCCTCATTCATCGGCATGGTATTGCTCACCCTCACTGCCGCGCTCCACTCCCTCCACCCTCCTGCATGCGCTTCTAACGGACAATGTGAGGGTCCCACCCCATCCCAGCTTGCCGCGCTCATGgtatccttcttcttcctcattgtcGGCGCTGGCGGCATCCGCCCTTGCAACCTGGCATTCGGGGCCGACCAGTTCAACCCACGTACCGCCGATGGCCGCCGAGGCATCGCCAGCTTCTTCAACTGGTACTACTTCACCTTCACTATTGCCATGATGCTCTCTGCCACCGTCATCATCTACCTCCAGAGCGACGTCAACTGGGCGCTGGGCCTCGCAGTGCCTGCCGTGCTCATGGGCCTTTCTTGCGTGCTCTTCTTCATGGGCACACGCCTCTATGTCTGCGTTCGCCCCGAGGGCAGCCCGTTCACCAGCTTTGCACAGGTCCTCATCGCCGCCTCCCGCAAACGCCGCCTCCGACGATCTCACAATACTTTCGAGCTTTTTGACCCGCCACACCAGAGCAAGCTCGTCTCCAAGTTGGCCTACACCGACCAGTTCACATGCCTTGACAAGGCCGCCATGCGAACCACCAAGGATGTACTTTGCTCCGACGACAAGACGTCGGCGAACCCGTGGTGGCTATGCACGGTGCAGCAGGTGGAGGAGGTGAAGTGCCTGGCACGCATCATCCCGGTGTGGTTGTCGGGTATTGTCTACTTCGTGGTGATCACCCAGCTAGGCACCTACGTCGTGTTCCAGGCGGCGCAGACTGACCGCCGGATCATCAAGTCTGCCAGCTTCCAGATCCCGCAGGGCTCCTTCATCGTCTTTCAAATGCTTGCCCTCACAGTGTGGATCCCGGTGTATGACCGAGTGATGGTGCCGACACTTTTTCGCTTCACCAAGCGTGAGGGCGGCATCACCTTGCTCCAGCGGATCGGCATCGGGTTGGCGCTCTCCGTGGTGACGATGCTggtgtcggcagccgtggagcaccgtcggcgccggacgGCTATGATGTCATGCTTCTGGCTGGTGCCGCAACAACTGATTGCCGGACTGTCGGAGGCATTTGCTGCCATCGGGCTGATCGAGTTCTACTACCGACAGTTCCCGGAGAACATGCGAAGCGTAGCCGGGGCATTCTTCTTCCTGGGGCTCGGGCTGGCAAGCTTCGCAAGCGGGCTCATGGTGATTGCGGTGCATCGGGCGACGAGCAGACGGGACGGGCGGCCGGACTGGCTGGCGGAGGATCTAAACGAAGGGAGGGTGGACCTATTCTACCTGGTCACCGCTGCCATCGCCGCCGTCAACCTCATCTACTTTGTGGCCTGTTCGCGGTGGTACAGGTTCAAGAAGTCCGATGGTGCCGTCAACGCTGGCAATGATGTCGAGCTTGATGAAAGCTCAAAGATTGCCGTGAATGCTGCGCCGGTTTAG